In Chloroflexota bacterium, the genomic window AACTGTTCGCGATGAGCGCAGATTATGCCGCCGGTCTCTACGCGCTGCGCGATTCGGCGAGCGCGCTGCGCGACACGGTGATGCTCAAAGGTCAGGTCACCGGTCCGATCAGTTTCGGCTTGAAGGTCGTTGACCAAACACTCAAGCCGATGTTGTACGATGAAGCATTACGCGACGTGCTGGTGAAACATCTCGCGCGCAAAGCCCAGTGGCAGGAAAAATTTTTGCAATCCGTGTTACAACCTTGCGAAGGTTCACGCTTCGCGCCTTCGCAAAGTTGCGATACCATCATTTTCATTGACGAACCTTCGCTCGCGCTCGTCGGCGCGTCGCTCGTCGCGCTCAATCGCGAGGAAGTCGTGCGCGATCTCGAAGAAGTTTTTTCCGCGTTGCAAGGATTGAAAGGGACGCACTGTTGCGGCAACACCGACTGGGGCATGTTGCTCGACACGTCTGTCAATGTGATTTCGTTCGACGCGTACACCTACGCCGAGAACCTCGCGCTCTTTGCCGACGAGGTGAAACACTTTTTGCATCGCGATGGCATTCTCGCCTGGGGCATCGTGCCGACCATCGCCGAACACATCGCGCGCGAAACGGCTGAATCGCTCGTCGCGCGGCTCGACGCGGCAATCGCGTTGCTCGTCAAAAAAGGAATTGACCGCGATACGCTCTACGCGCGCGCGCTCATCACCCCCGCGTGTGGACTTGGCACGATTTCAGAATCCGCCGCTGAACGCGCGCTCGAACTGACGCGTCAAGTTTCTGCACGTGTTCGTGAACGCGAGTGGAAGTTAGTTGAATCGTTGAATCGTTGAATTGTTGGGCAGTTGGCTGGTTGAGAGGTCGGATGATCCGGCGAATTGTGACGAACAAACTATGCAACGATCCAACGATCCAACCACCCAACTCTCCAACAAACCAGTTTTTGACCGTCCTTTGACTACCCTCTGACTTGCTCGTGATAATATCTGCAAAGCAAACAAGCGAAAGCGTTCGGTGCATCAACGGCGATGACTGACCGATCACTGAATCTAAATGTCCAAAGGATCGCGATGACCAAGCGAAAAATAGTTTTCAGCGCGATGATGGCGCTGGTCTTTTTGTTGTCCGCGCGCGCCGATGCATTCGCGCAAGACCCCAACCGTCTCACATCGCTCAATATCTCCATTTGGCCCGAGTACGACCGCCCGACCGTGCTCGTGATCCTGAACGGCGTCTTTGCGGATAAAGGCACCCTGCCCCGCGAAGTCTCGGTGCTCGTCCCGGCGAAAGCCGAAGTGATCGTGACCACCTACGTTAATCCCGACGGCAGACAAGCGCCGGAACAAGTTTCGCGCAGCACTGATCTGGGTGATGGCTTCAAGCGCGTCACGTTTACGGTAGCGACCGCGGAATACTGGGTCGAGTACTATGACGATTTGTTGCGCGGTACGCCGGACAAGACGATGGATTTTGCGCTCAAACTGGGTGCGCCCGCCGACCAAGTTGTGTTGGAAATTCAACAGCCCGCGCGCGCGACCAACTTCACTTCGACTCCGCCGACACAACTAACGCGCGTGGACCCCACCGATGGCTTGTCGTACTATGGCGCGCAGTTCGCGAACCTTGCCGCCGGGCAAAGCGTTAACGCGCAGATCAAATACACGCGGGCGGAAACTCGCTTGACCAAAGACATGCTCGCGGCAGCGCCGTCAGCGAGTAGCCCGGCGACCGCCGCGCCGCAACAACCCAGCGTTTGGCAAAACGCGTTTCTGGTTGCCGCCGCTGTCGTCCTGGGCTTGGTCGCGGTGTTCGGTGTTTTCATTTTGCGCCAGCGCCAAACCGCGCCGAATGCCGCGCGTCAAGCATCGCGGGTTCCGTCCAAAAAAGGGCGTCGCCCGCAACCGGCGAATGGAACCGCCGCCGCATTTTGTACCCAGTGCGGGCGCGCGTTGCGCGCGGAAGATAATTTCTGCCCGCGCTGTGGAAATAAACGTCGGAGCGTATGAGCGTTTTTCCGCAAGCCAAGCCGCGCGCCGAGCAGTTACTCTCGCAACGCGTCGGCGTGCTCAAGCAACTCATCCCGTTGCTGATCGTCGCCATCGTCATGTTCTACGAAATCACGTCGCATCTCATTTTTGAGACGCAGTCGCATCCCTTGATGGTGGCGTTCGAGATGATCGTGTTTGGCATTGGCGGACCGGCGTTCACCTGGGTCGTGTTGAACTGGGTCGCGCGCGAGATCGCGAAACGCGAGCGCGCCGAAGGCGAAGCGGATGCGAGCAACGCGATGATGCAAGAGATGCATCATCGCATCAAGAACAATTTGCAAACCGTCGCCGATTTGCTCTCGCTCGAAATGTCGCGCAACCCGCGCCCCGAAGTCCAGGAAAGTTTGCGCGACTCGATCACACGCATCAAAAGCATCGCGGCATCGCACCAAATGCTCTCGCTCGAAAGCGTAGGCGCAACGGACATCACCGCGCTCGCACAACTCATCGGCGACCAGGCGCGGCGCAGTATGGTGCGTCCCAATCAACACATTACCGTGAACGTGCAAGGTCCCAGCATCTTGCTCAATTCGAAACAGGCGACCGCGTTCTCGCTGGTGCTGAACGAACTGGTTTGCAACGCGATGGAACACGGCTTGCGCGACCGCACCGCGGGTCACATCGAAATCGAACTCGATTGGGATGGCGATGAAATTCTTCTGCGCGTGCAGGACGACGGCGCCGGCTTGCCGGAGGAATTCGATTTGGCAACCTCGCGCGGGCTGGGTCTGCAAATCGCGCGCACGCTCGTCGAAAAAGATTTGCGCGGCAGAATGGGCATTGCCAACGGCGAAGGTTGTACGACCGCGTGGGTCCGCATCCAACGCGGCGGCGCGTAGCACATACTTTAGTTGATACGAGGTGAATATGGAACCGCTCCGCATTTTGATTGCCGACGACGAAAGTCTGCGTGTGATGAGTCTCAAGGGTCAATTGGAATCGTTGGGACACAAGGTCATCGGCGAAGCCGGCAACGGCAAAGAAGCCGTTCATCTGGCGAACGAACTCAAGCCCGATCTCGCGATTCTCGACATCAAGATGCCTGAAATGGATGGCATCGAAGCCGCCGAGACGATCACGCGCGAACGCCCGATCCCGATCATCTTGCTCACCGCGTATAGCGAGCAAGAACTCGCCGAGCGCGCCGCTAGCGCGAACGTCGCGGCGTACTTGATGAAGCCGATCTCGGAGAACGATCTGTTGCCCGCGATTGCGCTCGCCGTGTCGCGTTTCAAGGAATTCCAATCCTTGCACCGCGAGGTGGACGATCTGCGCGACGCGCTCGAAACGCGCAAACTCGTCGAGCGCGCCAAGGGTATCTTGATGCGCCGACTGAATCTCACCGAAGAAGAAGCGTTCCGCCGGATGCAACGCCGCAGTCAAAACGAAAACAAGAAACTCGGCGAAATCGCGCAAGCGATTATCACTGCAGACGGAATGTTGTAGGAATTTTCGATTTTCGATTTTCGATTTGTGGTCGCGGCATTCTCGGCAATTTGAAATCGAAAATCCAAAATTCCCCCGGGGGCAATGTTGTGCTCGACGAAGATCAGGTCATTCAACTCATACGCGATGAATCGGTCTTGATTGATCGCGGCATTATTGGCGAACTGTACGAGACGGGTCTCAAGTTTTTGGGCATCGGGATTGGCGGTATTTTGTACACCGCCGGCAAAAAAGGCGGCGCGCGCGGCGCGCAGATGTTGAGCCAGCGTCTCACCATCCACGGCGAAGACCTGCTCGTCGCCGCGCTTCTCGCGTTCACCCAGGCGCATTGGGGCGTCGGCACGCTCGTGCGCGAGAACGGCAAAACGTGTATCGAAGTCCGCGACTCAGTGCTCGCGGCTTCCGTCCCGCGTCAAAAGAAACCGATCTGTCATCCGCTCGCCGGCTACATCGCCGGGTTTTGGGAAGAGGCGTGGCACAAATCCGCCAAGGTCAAAGAAACCCATTGCATCGCCGTCGGCGATCCATGTTGTGTGTTCGAGATCGAGTGACCTGGCACGATTGAACATAAAGAAAACCTCGGTTGATGAGTCATCATCAACCGAGGTTTCCATTTTGCAGGCAGGAGTTTGGTGGAGGGTCCGCCAGAAACCAGGTTTCTTTAAGAAACCGGTTTTTTGCGCCAGCCAGAGGTTTCTATTTTGCCATCGGCAATTTGCGATCCGCGATCTCTACGACGGTAGATGACACGCCTTGCACGTATCGTCCGCGCGTCCTGCGTGGTCCGCCGGGGGCTTGGGTCCCACACCGGCTTGATGGCACGCCAAGCAAATGACGCGCCCCGCGTGATCGGCAGGTTGTTTCTTGATGCCGCCTGCCGCCGGTTGCGCTGATTGGGACGCGGATGGTGTCGCGGTCGCATCCCCAGGTCCGGCAGCTTTATGACAGGTCAAGCAATTGTTGTTGGTGAAGCCAAAATCCTTGTGGAACTGTGTGATCTGTGGAATGCTGGCAGTCCCAGTCCCGTGACATCCCAGGCATTGCGTCCGCCCCGCGGTACTGTGCGGAATTTTTGGTGGACCGCCCGACGCCGCGCCGGGCACAGGAGTTGTTACCGCAACGGCTACCGCGGGCTTGTGGCAACCCAGGCAAGTCGAATTCGGACGATTGGTGTGATCCACCGGATAGGGAAACGCCAGAGCATTCGGCGCGTGACAAATTTGACAATCCGGATTCCCACCAACCGGATGCGGAACCGTTCGCGGCGTCGAGCCAGGCGCAGAGACCGGGCGAATCGGCGCTTTGACGATTTCGGCGAGCTTGGGCGCGTTCAGACCGGCAAACTTCCATTCGATACCGTGACACGCGCTATTCGAACAGAAGGACGTGTTGTCTTTGCCGCCGGCGTTGTTCGTATCGTGACACACCTGGCAT contains:
- a CDS encoding zinc ribbon domain-containing protein; this encodes MTKRKIVFSAMMALVFLLSARADAFAQDPNRLTSLNISIWPEYDRPTVLVILNGVFADKGTLPREVSVLVPAKAEVIVTTYVNPDGRQAPEQVSRSTDLGDGFKRVTFTVATAEYWVEYYDDLLRGTPDKTMDFALKLGAPADQVVLEIQQPARATNFTSTPPTQLTRVDPTDGLSYYGAQFANLAAGQSVNAQIKYTRAETRLTKDMLAAAPSASSPATAAPQQPSVWQNAFLVAAAVVLGLVAVFGVFILRQRQTAPNAARQASRVPSKKGRRPQPANGTAAAFCTQCGRALRAEDNFCPRCGNKRRSV
- a CDS encoding sensor histidine kinase; translation: MSVFPQAKPRAEQLLSQRVGVLKQLIPLLIVAIVMFYEITSHLIFETQSHPLMVAFEMIVFGIGGPAFTWVVLNWVAREIAKRERAEGEADASNAMMQEMHHRIKNNLQTVADLLSLEMSRNPRPEVQESLRDSITRIKSIAASHQMLSLESVGATDITALAQLIGDQARRSMVRPNQHITVNVQGPSILLNSKQATAFSLVLNELVCNAMEHGLRDRTAGHIEIELDWDGDEILLRVQDDGAGLPEEFDLATSRGLGLQIARTLVEKDLRGRMGIANGEGCTTAWVRIQRGGA
- a CDS encoding response regulator, with product MEPLRILIADDESLRVMSLKGQLESLGHKVIGEAGNGKEAVHLANELKPDLAILDIKMPEMDGIEAAETITRERPIPIILLTAYSEQELAERAASANVAAYLMKPISENDLLPAIALAVSRFKEFQSLHREVDDLRDALETRKLVERAKGILMRRLNLTEEEAFRRMQRRSQNENKKLGEIAQAIITADGML
- a CDS encoding methionine synthase, translating into MTEFVPRALATGVGSLPHPDPRTAIDLVLKTFPTIPFWPQLPRRDFRENMYAQYSDHLPSVQLDLPHEWMGAVIGDDKLAQVEEFYVRYLTDDLELFAMSADYAAGLYALRDSASALRDTVMLKGQVTGPISFGLKVVDQTLKPMLYDEALRDVLVKHLARKAQWQEKFLQSVLQPCEGSRFAPSQSCDTIIFIDEPSLALVGASLVALNREEVVRDLEEVFSALQGLKGTHCCGNTDWGMLLDTSVNVISFDAYTYAENLALFADEVKHFLHRDGILAWGIVPTIAEHIARETAESLVARLDAAIALLVKKGIDRDTLYARALITPACGLGTISESAAERALELTRQVSARVREREWKLVESLNR